The genomic DNA CAGCAGCGCTCGCAGCCTCTCCCGCTCCACCTCGAGTGTCCCAGAGCCAGAGGCTCGCGAGGGCGGCAGAGGACAAACTTAGGGCAGATCCTGTCCTGGCCGGTGCAAGAGGCACAGTCTGTGAGGGGTGAACGTCGCTGCGACCACCATGGTAGCCACGTGCCTGCAGGTGGTGGGCTTTGTCACAAGCTTCGTGGGTTGGATCGGCATCATCGTCACCACGTCTACCAATGACTGGGTGGTGACCTGCAGCTACACCATCCCAACCTGCCGAAAAATGGATGAATTGGGCTCCAAGGGGCTGTGGGCCGACTGCGTCATGGCCACTGGTCTCTACCACTGCAAGCCCCTGGTGGACATCTTAATCCTCCCGGGTAAGGACCTTGAGCTTGCAAACAGCTTTCAGAGGCAGGATGGACCAGAAATGGGGGTCTTAGACAGGGTTCTCAGAAGTTTGGGCACTCAGAGTCCCTGGGTACATTTTTGACCTCTCCAATCCCATCTTGTAGGAGAATTAGCCCGGAACAACCACCTGTcggcctcagtttctttatctggaaCATGGGGGTAATAAAGGCAATTTGGCCACTGGTAACACTGGTCAATGGCTTTGAGAATTTAGTGAATCCAATCCTATACACATGGTAGGAACTCACTCTTGTTAATCCATTACTTTGTCATCCCAGGTTCCCAAGCTAATTGACCAAAGATCCTGAAGGCTGGCCCCTGCCTTCTCTGATAGTCTTCTGATTAGCATCAGTCTGTAGATCTGAGGAGGAAAGTACACAGTATGAGCAATCTGGTGCCTCAAATAAGTATAGGCCAAGCTTCTGAGACTGTATGGGACTCAGAGCCATCCCAGTGAGTTTAGGTTCACATTCAAGGACTGTCTAGATTGGCCAGATGACTGAATCTCAGTTGGTTCTCTCAGGTCTCAGGACCTGTCTTATCTGACTGGTTACCACCTGGGGTCCCAGCGTCCCTCAATAGCAGGCTGCAGTGATACCCCTCCCCTGCTAGGGTGACACCCTTCCCCAGTTCCTCCGAGCAGGCTGCTGGGTATTGAGAAGATCCAGCACCCTGGGAGAGTCCAGGGCTTGCAGCTGTGTCCTCGGGGAGTGTGTGGGAGGATTGACGAGCCTCTGAAACACTGGGtgagggaggttgggagggaacATCTCCCTTTGGGTGCTATGGGAAAGTTTGTGGAAACAGTTTAAAAACCTGTGGACAGTTGGATGACTTGCGAGGCGGTGAACACCACTTAAAGATTCCTGCTAGAACTCTGTCATGCCCGTGGATTTACTGTCACCTAGGTGAGTTTGCCTGGATCCATCTGGCCTTTGATGATGTGTGAATTTAAGACAGCCAGTTCTTAAGATGAGGAGAAATCAGCCCTCAAGTTACTGGTCTGAGAGCAGCTGAATTTGTGCCTTCTCCATAGTACTTGGCTTTCCAGAGACCCTGTAGCCCCCTTTAACAGCCCAAGTGCCCCCTCTCTTCCAGACAGCACATTTGGAATTCACCCTCCACCCATCTCCCTTACTGCTAACTTTTTACCTCCATACCAGGATTCGGTATTGGCAATCAACCTGGGACTTTGTTCATGTTAGGTGAGCTCTCTGCagactgagctatacccccacccctattacattttaaattctatttgcATTTGCTCCTGGCCCACACTTTGCCTCTGACACATAGTAGGAGGGTACAGTGCATGTCAGACCTGTTTTTCATTGCCCCTTTCTCCATTTGGACACTTGGAAGGCCAGGTGTTAGGGGACCCTGGTGTGGATTCAGCTTTAGTTAATGCTGGCTTTGGTAGACATGGGTCAGACATGGCAAATGTCTTTTCTACTAATAGATGGGCATGGCAGTAGAGATTTCTGACTGTATAAAATCCTTTTGTTTCCTTCCCCTGGAATTACATTTCCTGAGTTTTCAATGCCAAGTGGCTTGTTTTCAGAGCACACAGGCCGTGCTGGGGGCAGGGAGTGTATTTTGTGGAGAAGCTTAATTGTTTTATGCTTCCTTACCTTACCcattgtgtgtgggtgggggcaGTCACTCCTCTATCTCCAATTTCTGATTTCCAGACATGGCCTTGGGACTGTGGCACGTGGACAGCCTTGTGCCATGAATTTCAGAGCATCAGTTTTTTAGTTGAGTGCTGCCTTTGTGTAGGCCCTGGCTCTTTTCCCAGCTGCCAGGAGGGGCTGGGCTTCAGACTTTTCTGGGGGCTCCTCCTGGGATCTACAAGTCTATGATACCTGATAAggtatctcatttttttttcccccaagacagggtttctctgtattgctttggagcctatcctggaacttgttctgtagaccagtctggccttgaactcacagagatctgtctgcctctgcctcccgtgtgctgggattaaaggcatgtgccactacctcccAGCATGGGTATCTCATTCTTAAGATGAGATGGCCAGTGGTTGGAAGAGAGCCCATGTAGCATACCTTGTTAAGGGGCAGTGTTGGTGCTGCCTGTTGGCACAAAAGGGAGGTTGGCTGGGTCTGACATGGGTTCCTGGTATGTGGAAAAGAGTTAGGGTCAGTTCTTGACTTTGCCATTAGCTCAGCCTCATTCAGGCCACTAGCTCTAACTCTGTCTAAACAAATGAAGCAAAACAGACAGCCATCATTTATAAATGCAACACTTGTTTTTTTAAGTGGGGAGAATGTTTCAATGAGAAACAATAATTGACATAAAAGTAAACAGTAAATTTAAATCTGTGAAATTTTCCTGGTGTCCATTCAGCTTTATTTTACATGATGTTGTGCATATTACAGTCTGTGTCTTCACAAAGTTCTCACTTAGAAATTTTATAGTGTGGATAACTTTGCTCTGCATTTCTCTATCAACTCACCTTTTCCTTCATGGATAGTTATGCCATCTGTTATGGGGGCGTGAAGACTAAGATAGATGTCTATGGGAATCTGCAGGGTTGGAGCGACACCTTTTAAGCATTGACAGACCACCGGTGGAGAAACATGCCCAGGAACCATTAATAAGGCAGGAAATGGAACTTGGCCATTTAAGGGGATGGAGTCTCGAGGATAGCAGCctctggggaggagggagagaggggaagtcTTAGTCTTAGCTTACAGTACAGTCATGCCTACACATAGTCACACCCAGTGTGAACTGAGGACAAAATCACACAGTGCACTGAAGACAGCAGCACCACACCAGGCTGAGTGTGATgcctcatgcttgtaatcccagcactggggaggctgaagcagggcaTCATGAGACAGAGAATTGTAAGGACGATGGTGAGTTCCTGtccggaaaaaaaaaagtatcgcATCAATACAGGCCAATAATGTCAGTAATATTTGCTGCCAATTCTTTCAGTGCTTAGCATAGAACATTTTCTAAAGACTCTTTGAACTGTGGATTCTATTGCCAGTGGAATTCTATTAGGGAGGTGGAGGGcctttattattataattatcacTCCGAAGACAAACAAGTGAGATGCAGTAAGTAACTGACTTGCTAAGGTTCCACAGACAGATGATGTCGCAGTAGACTGGTGTCAACAACCCACCATCACAGGTGACCTTTTGAGCATTTGAGTTTCTAGCTGAATCTTTAACAAGGTGTGATAATAATGTAAGTAAGTGCTTGGCCACTCCACTGTGGCCAAGTGGTCTTCACCCTTatcttgcttctgtttttctggcACACTCACTGCTGTTTTCATCAAGctcttttaaaagttgaaaatgcGGTGATCTTGGACATTTATCAAATTTTAAGTCTTAGAggggacaaggaggaggaggaaggtggtgTTGAATTCATGAGACATGGCATTTAGGAGTAAGAGGATCCCCAGTCTAACCCACTCTCTCTGTTCTCTTGTTCCCAGGCTACGTGCAAGCTTGTAGAGCCCTCATGATTGCTGCCTCAGTTCTGGGTCTGCCAGCCATCTTGCTGTTGTTGACGGTTCTTCCCTGCATCCGAATGGGCCACGAGCCTGGAGTGGCCAAGTACAGGCGAGCCCAGCTGGCGGGGGTGCTCCTCATCCTGCTGGGTAGGCTTTCTCTTTGGCCCCCAACTCTAGTGAATGTGAAGGAACTCAGACCTTACAGTTGTTACTTCAAGAGA from Cricetulus griseus strain 17A/GY chromosome 1 unlocalized genomic scaffold, alternate assembly CriGri-PICRH-1.0 chr1_0, whole genome shotgun sequence includes the following:
- the Cldn11 gene encoding claudin-11, which produces MVATCLQVVGFVTSFVGWIGIIVTTSTNDWVVTCSYTIPTCRKMDELGSKGLWADCVMATGLYHCKPLVDILILPGYVQACRALMIAASVLGLPAILLLLTVLPCIRMGHEPGVAKYRRAQLAGVLLILLALCAIVATIWFPVCAHREITIVSFGYSLYAGWIGAVLCLVGGCVIVCCSGDAQSFGENRFYYSSGSSSPTHAKSAHV